The proteins below are encoded in one region of Pseudomonas sp. SCB32:
- a CDS encoding glycerate kinase: protein MKVVIAPDSFKESLSAPEVARAIARGWLRARPSDQILLRPMADGGEGTVDAVLAAKPGERRECRVCGPLGLPVTAHWGWLEDGTAVIEMAAASGLHWVPERKRDATRTTSHGTGELLREALQAGARKIILGLGGSATNDAGLGLLQALGARFLDAQGAELGAGGAALGTLMAIDLSGLDPRLQQVEIEVAADVNNPLCGPQGASAIFGPQKGASPAQVEQLDAALRHFAEVAARTLGEDHSVFPGVGAAGGLGFASRAFLKARFRPGIELIAELSGLEPALQGAGLVITGEGRLDGQSLHGKTPVGVARLARRVGVPVVALAGSLGEGLPELREEGIEAAFSLVPGPMTLAQACAQAATELENRAEALARFWTLAQAAR from the coding sequence ATGAAAGTCGTCATCGCCCCGGACTCCTTCAAGGAAAGCCTTTCCGCTCCTGAGGTCGCCCGGGCCATCGCCCGTGGCTGGCTGCGAGCGCGTCCGTCCGACCAGATACTGCTGCGGCCGATGGCCGACGGCGGGGAGGGCACGGTGGACGCCGTGCTGGCCGCGAAGCCGGGCGAGCGGCGCGAGTGCCGGGTCTGTGGTCCTCTTGGGCTGCCGGTGACGGCGCACTGGGGGTGGCTGGAGGACGGCACCGCGGTGATCGAAATGGCCGCTGCCAGCGGCCTGCACTGGGTGCCGGAGCGCAAGCGCGATGCGACCCGCACCACCAGCCACGGCACTGGTGAGCTACTGCGCGAAGCGCTCCAGGCCGGTGCGCGCAAGATCATTCTCGGGCTTGGCGGCAGTGCCACCAACGATGCCGGGCTCGGCTTGCTGCAAGCGCTGGGGGCGCGCTTCCTGGATGCCCAGGGCGCCGAGCTCGGAGCTGGTGGCGCGGCGCTCGGTACGCTGATGGCGATCGATTTGTCCGGCCTCGATCCGCGACTGCAGCAGGTGGAAATCGAAGTGGCCGCCGATGTGAACAATCCCCTCTGCGGGCCGCAGGGCGCTTCGGCGATATTCGGGCCGCAGAAGGGCGCGAGTCCGGCACAGGTGGAGCAGCTGGATGCCGCGCTGCGGCATTTCGCCGAGGTCGCCGCGCGAACGCTGGGCGAGGATCACAGCGTGTTCCCTGGCGTCGGTGCGGCAGGAGGTCTGGGGTTCGCCAGTCGGGCCTTCCTCAAGGCGCGTTTCCGGCCGGGTATCGAACTGATTGCCGAGCTCTCAGGGCTGGAACCGGCGTTGCAAGGCGCTGGGCTGGTGATCACTGGCGAAGGCCGCCTGGATGGCCAGAGCCTGCACGGCAAGACGCCGGTGGGTGTAGCGCGCCTGGCGCGTCGCGTCGGTGTACCGGTGGTCGCGCTGGCTGGCAGCTTGGGTGAGGGATTGCCCGAGTTACGAGAGGAGGGCATCGAGGCGGCCTTCAGCCTGGTACCGGGGCCTATGACGTTGGCCCAGGCCTGTGCGCAGGCCGCAACGGAACTGGAGAACCGCGCCGAGGCATTGGCGCGCTTCTGGACTCTGGCTCAGGCGGCGCGGTAA
- a CDS encoding glycine zipper 2TM domain-containing protein, giving the protein MRNSALLAVTFAALALTLGGCQSSLTGDTYTREEARTVQNVRMGTIQALRPVKIEGTKTPIGSVAGAAVGGIGGSSIGGGKGSYVTAIVGAVAGGLLGAATEEGLTRTQGVEITVREDDGSTRAYVQEVDAGAVFRVGERVRILTVNGTSRVAH; this is encoded by the coding sequence ATGCGTAATTCCGCCCTGCTCGCCGTGACGTTCGCTGCACTGGCTCTTACCCTTGGTGGTTGCCAGTCCAGCCTGACTGGCGACACCTACACCCGCGAAGAGGCACGTACCGTGCAGAACGTTCGCATGGGTACCATCCAGGCTCTGCGTCCCGTGAAGATCGAGGGCACCAAGACCCCGATTGGCTCGGTTGCCGGCGCCGCTGTTGGTGGTATCGGCGGCAGCTCCATCGGTGGCGGCAAGGGTAGCTATGTCACCGCCATCGTCGGCGCCGTGGCCGGCGGCCTGCTCGGTGCGGCCACCGAGGAAGGCCTGACCCGTACCCAGGGTGTGGAAATCACCGTTCGCGAAGACGACGGCAGCACGCGTGCCTACGTCCAGGAAGTCGATGCGGGCGCCGTGTTCCGTGTTGGCGAGCGCGTACGCATCCTGACCGTCAACGGCACCAGCCGCGTAGCCCACTAA
- a CDS encoding monovalent cation/H+ antiporter subunit A, with protein MMLALIIALPFFGVLLPLLSERFGRSICAAATGLVPLTGLILLLSQRAVLGGEALVVNAAWLPELGLNLSLRLDGLGFLFSLLILGIGLLVILYARYYLSEKEPAGRFFAFLLLFMGAMLGVVLSENLLLMLVFWELTSLSSFLLIGFWGHRSDARKGARMALAVTGGGGLALLAGILLIGHVVGSFELSTVLGAREVLQASPLFPLALCLVLLGVFTKSAQFPFHFWLPHAMAAPTPVSAYLHSATMVKAGVFLLARLYPLLSGNDLWFYLVSLTGLATLLMGAFMALFQNDLKGLLAYSTISHLGLITLLFGLDSPMANVAAIFHIINHATFKASLFMAAGIIDHETGSRDMRRINGMWKYMPHTAVLAMVASASMAGVPLLNGFLSKEMFFGETLAQNMMGSFNWLIPALATVGALFSVSYSVRFIHDVFFNGEPVNLPNPHPHEPPRYMKVPVEILVLICLLVGVMPSLIVGPLLAGAAASSLNGPLPEYSLAIWHGFNAPLAMSFLATAGGVLLYVLRKPLFDWYAGLPAVDAKLVFEQQVQRVVRFAARVTGYMENGSLQRYALLLVLAAVIVVFAGLAPLPGVEGARAQTPLDGITALGLVLLAISGPLTVWFHRQRLTALIILSIAGLLVALAFARFAAPDLALTQLSVEVVTMVLLMLALYYLPTHTPKASSSLRRLRDFVVAIAAGVMVTLLAYAVLTRPYDSIAGYYLENSVSGGGGHNVVNVILVDFRGFDTLGEITVLAIAAVGIFALLDGLRLLRAERDDEGRAWAADRFPPILGVLSRLMLPLALLVSVFIFLRGHNLPGGGFIAGLITSVALILQYIACGSRWVSTRLPLDYSRLAGLGVLIAGITGLGAWFFGFPFLTSAFGHFNIPLVGEIELATAMLFDLGVYFTVVGATLLILSGLGSVSGPPPSAELEEPPTLSKEAH; from the coding sequence ATGATGCTGGCGCTGATCATTGCGCTGCCTTTCTTCGGGGTGCTGCTGCCGCTGCTGAGCGAGCGCTTCGGGCGTAGCATCTGTGCGGCGGCCACCGGCCTGGTGCCGCTGACGGGGCTGATCCTGCTGCTGAGCCAGCGCGCGGTGCTGGGCGGCGAGGCCCTGGTGGTCAACGCAGCGTGGCTGCCGGAGCTTGGCCTGAACCTCAGCCTGCGCCTGGATGGCCTGGGTTTCCTGTTTTCCCTGCTGATCCTCGGCATCGGCCTGCTGGTCATTCTCTACGCCCGCTATTACCTCTCCGAGAAGGAGCCCGCGGGGCGCTTCTTCGCCTTCCTGCTGTTGTTCATGGGCGCCATGCTCGGCGTGGTGCTGAGCGAAAACCTGCTGCTGATGCTGGTGTTCTGGGAACTGACCAGCCTGTCGTCGTTCCTGCTGATCGGCTTCTGGGGCCATCGCTCGGATGCGCGCAAGGGCGCGCGCATGGCGCTGGCGGTCACCGGTGGCGGTGGCCTGGCGCTGCTGGCCGGCATTCTGCTTATCGGCCATGTGGTCGGCAGCTTCGAGCTGAGCACCGTGCTTGGTGCGCGCGAGGTGCTGCAGGCCAGCCCGCTGTTCCCTCTGGCGCTGTGCCTGGTGCTGCTGGGCGTGTTCACCAAGTCTGCGCAGTTCCCGTTCCACTTCTGGCTGCCCCACGCCATGGCGGCGCCGACGCCGGTGTCGGCCTACCTGCATTCGGCGACCATGGTGAAAGCCGGCGTCTTCCTGCTGGCGCGCCTTTACCCGCTGCTGTCGGGCAATGACCTGTGGTTCTACCTGGTCAGCCTGACCGGCCTTGCGACCCTGCTGATGGGCGCCTTCATGGCGCTGTTCCAGAACGACCTCAAGGGCCTGCTGGCCTACTCGACCATCAGCCACCTGGGCCTGATCACCCTGCTGTTCGGCCTGGATTCGCCTATGGCCAACGTCGCGGCGATCTTCCACATCATCAACCATGCCACCTTCAAGGCCTCGCTGTTCATGGCCGCCGGGATAATCGACCACGAGACCGGCAGCCGCGACATGCGCCGCATCAACGGCATGTGGAAGTACATGCCGCACACCGCCGTTCTGGCGATGGTAGCCTCGGCGTCGATGGCCGGCGTGCCGCTGCTCAACGGCTTCCTCAGCAAGGAAATGTTCTTCGGCGAGACCCTGGCGCAGAACATGATGGGCAGCTTCAACTGGCTGATCCCGGCGCTGGCGACCGTGGGCGCACTGTTCTCGGTGAGCTACTCGGTGCGCTTCATCCACGACGTGTTCTTCAACGGCGAGCCGGTCAACCTGCCCAATCCGCACCCCCACGAGCCGCCGCGATACATGAAGGTGCCGGTGGAAATCCTGGTGCTGATCTGCCTGCTGGTGGGCGTCATGCCGTCGCTGATCGTCGGTCCGCTGCTGGCCGGCGCCGCTGCGTCGAGCCTGAACGGTCCGCTGCCCGAGTACAGCCTGGCGATCTGGCACGGCTTCAACGCGCCGCTGGCGATGAGTTTCCTCGCCACCGCGGGCGGGGTGCTGCTCTACGTGCTGCGCAAGCCGCTGTTCGACTGGTACGCGGGCTTGCCGGCGGTAGACGCCAAGCTGGTGTTCGAGCAGCAGGTGCAGCGCGTAGTGCGTTTCGCCGCACGCGTGACTGGCTACATGGAGAATGGCTCGCTGCAGCGTTACGCCTTGCTGCTGGTGCTGGCCGCCGTGATTGTCGTGTTTGCCGGTCTCGCGCCGCTGCCGGGCGTCGAGGGCGCGCGCGCGCAGACGCCGCTGGATGGCATCACTGCATTGGGCCTGGTCCTGCTGGCGATCAGCGGGCCGCTCACCGTGTGGTTCCATCGCCAGCGCCTGACCGCGCTGATCATCCTCAGCATCGCCGGCCTGCTGGTGGCCCTGGCCTTCGCCCGCTTCGCAGCGCCGGACCTGGCGCTGACCCAGTTGTCGGTGGAAGTGGTGACCATGGTCCTGCTGATGCTAGCGCTGTACTACCTGCCGACACATACGCCGAAGGCCTCCAGCAGCCTGCGTCGCCTGCGAGACTTCGTAGTGGCGATCGCTGCCGGGGTGATGGTGACCCTGCTGGCCTACGCCGTACTGACCCGGCCGTACGACAGCATCGCCGGCTACTACCTGGAGAACAGCGTGTCCGGTGGTGGCGGCCACAACGTGGTGAACGTGATCCTGGTCGACTTCCGGGGCTTCGATACCCTCGGCGAGATCACCGTGCTGGCAATCGCTGCCGTTGGCATCTTCGCGCTGCTCGACGGCCTGCGTCTGCTGCGTGCCGAGCGCGATGACGAGGGCCGGGCCTGGGCTGCTGACCGCTTCCCGCCGATCCTCGGTGTGCTGTCGCGGCTGATGTTGCCGCTGGCGCTGCTGGTCTCGGTGTTCATCTTCCTGCGCGGGCACAACCTGCCCGGTGGCGGCTTCATCGCCGGATTGATCACCTCGGTGGCGCTGATCCTCCAGTACATTGCCTGCGGCAGCCGCTGGGTGAGCACGCGGCTGCCGCTGGACTACAGCCGTCTCGCCGGTCTCGGCGTGCTGATCGCCGGGATCACCGGACTGGGTGCCTGGTTCTTCGGCTTCCCGTTCCTCACCTCGGCGTTCGGCCACTTCAACATTCCGCTGGTGGGCGAGATCGAACTGGCCACCGCCATGCTCTTCGACCTGGGCGTGTACTTCACCGTGGTCGGCGCGACCCTGCTGATCCTCTCGGGCCTCGGTTCGGTCAGCGGGCCGCCCCCCTCGGCAGAGCTTGAAGAGCCGCCGACGCTGTCCAAGGAGGCGCACTGA
- a CDS encoding Na+/H+ antiporter subunit C, whose translation MEALFAIALGLLTASGVYLLLRARTFPVVLGLTLLSYAVNLFLFAMGRLAGDPAVIGKVANAGDPIPQALVLTAIVIGFAMTAFVIVLALRGLAETGGDHVDGGNGEETR comes from the coding sequence ATGGAAGCGCTGTTCGCCATCGCCCTCGGGCTGCTGACTGCCAGTGGCGTCTACCTGCTGCTACGTGCGCGGACCTTCCCGGTGGTGCTGGGGCTGACCCTGCTGTCCTATGCGGTCAACCTGTTCCTCTTCGCCATGGGCCGTCTCGCGGGTGATCCGGCGGTGATCGGCAAGGTCGCCAACGCCGGCGACCCGATCCCCCAGGCGCTGGTGCTGACCGCCATCGTCATCGGCTTCGCCATGACCGCGTTCGTCATCGTCCTGGCCCTGCGTGGGCTGGCGGAGACCGGCGGTGATCATGTGGACGGTGGCAACGGGGAGGAGACCCGATGA
- a CDS encoding monovalent cation/H+ antiporter subunit D — MNHWLILPVLLPLFAGCALLLAGERLQRGLSLLATLALVPLSAVLLQQADSGVVQFYALGNWQPPFGIILVLDRLSALMLAATALLASLSLIYALRGDDRRGKRFHALFQFQLLGLNGAFLTGDLFNLFVFFEILLIASYALLLHGGGAGRVRAGVHYVVLNLVGSAFFLIAVGVLYGVTGTLNMAHMAERVAQLGAEQAPLVRAAALLLLVVFGLKAALLPLYFWLPKAYAEASAPVAALFSIMTKVGIYSILRVYTLIFGEQAGELANLAQAWLWPLALAGIVAGALGALASTTLQGLLSYLVVVSAGTLLAAIALGTPEALSAALYYLLHSIWVAGGLFLLADLIARQRGDKGGRLVQGPALLQPHLLGGAFFFGAIAVAGLPPLSGFLGKLMLLRSVSGGSEAIALWSVVLLSGLVTIVALSRAGSTLFWRTGRTVLGSAEREPVKLLATFGLLASAPLMVVAARPLITYAQATAMQLLDAGLYRQAILLGGGA, encoded by the coding sequence ATGAATCACTGGCTGATCCTGCCGGTCCTGCTGCCGCTGTTCGCCGGCTGTGCGCTGCTGCTCGCGGGCGAGCGCCTGCAGCGCGGCCTGTCGCTGCTTGCCACCTTGGCGCTGGTGCCGCTGTCCGCCGTGCTGCTGCAACAGGCCGACAGCGGTGTGGTGCAGTTCTACGCGCTGGGCAACTGGCAGCCGCCGTTCGGCATCATCCTGGTGCTCGACCGTCTCAGTGCGCTGATGCTCGCCGCCACCGCGCTGCTCGCCAGCCTGTCGCTGATCTACGCGCTGCGCGGTGACGACCGGCGCGGCAAGCGCTTCCATGCGCTGTTCCAGTTCCAGCTGCTTGGTCTGAACGGCGCCTTCCTCACTGGCGACCTGTTCAACCTCTTCGTGTTCTTCGAGATCCTGCTGATCGCCTCCTATGCGCTGCTGCTGCACGGCGGCGGGGCGGGGCGGGTGCGCGCGGGCGTGCACTATGTGGTGCTGAACCTGGTGGGCTCGGCGTTCTTCCTGATTGCGGTGGGCGTGCTCTACGGCGTCACCGGCACCCTGAACATGGCGCACATGGCCGAGCGCGTGGCGCAGCTTGGCGCCGAGCAGGCGCCGCTGGTGCGGGCCGCCGCGCTGTTGTTGCTGGTGGTGTTCGGCCTCAAGGCCGCGCTGCTGCCGCTGTACTTCTGGCTACCGAAGGCCTACGCCGAGGCGAGCGCGCCGGTCGCGGCGCTGTTCTCGATCATGACCAAGGTGGGCATCTACTCGATCCTGCGGGTCTACACGCTGATCTTCGGCGAGCAGGCTGGTGAGCTGGCGAACCTCGCGCAAGCCTGGCTGTGGCCGCTGGCGTTGGCCGGCATTGTCGCCGGGGCATTGGGCGCACTGGCGTCCACCACTTTGCAAGGACTGTTGTCGTATCTGGTCGTCGTCTCCGCCGGCACGCTGCTGGCGGCTATCGCGCTGGGCACGCCGGAGGCGTTGTCTGCCGCGCTCTACTACCTGCTGCACAGTATCTGGGTTGCCGGTGGCCTGTTCCTCCTGGCCGACCTGATTGCCCGCCAGCGCGGCGACAAGGGCGGCCGCCTGGTGCAAGGCCCGGCGCTGCTGCAACCGCATCTGCTGGGTGGTGCGTTCTTCTTCGGCGCAATTGCCGTGGCGGGTCTGCCGCCGCTTTCGGGGTTCCTCGGCAAGCTAATGCTTCTGCGCTCGGTGAGCGGTGGCAGCGAGGCCATCGCGCTGTGGAGCGTGGTGCTGCTCAGCGGGTTGGTCACCATAGTCGCGTTGAGCCGCGCCGGCAGCACGCTGTTCTGGCGCACCGGCCGCACCGTGCTGGGTAGTGCCGAGCGTGAGCCGGTGAAGTTGCTGGCGACCTTTGGCCTGCTGGCGAGCGCGCCGCTGATGGTGGTCGCCGCGCGACC